In Aquiflexum balticum DSM 16537, a single genomic region encodes these proteins:
- a CDS encoding LytR/AlgR family response regulator transcription factor has protein sequence MRALVIDDERLARKELINLLSQYDQVEIVGEANNVDDAKEKIEALSPDVVFLDIQMPEKTGFDLLEELDNVPHVIFTTAYDEYALKAFQVNALDYLLKPIEPKRLNEAIERLFKKLNEGPDRSEDDGSFSSKKLTLDDQVFVKDGDRCWFVKLSNVRLFESDGNYIKVYFDNNKPMIHKSLNALDERLDEKSFFRASRKHIINLSWVEAIEPWFNGGLVVTLKGGDRIEVSRRQAARFKDMMSL, from the coding sequence ATGAGAGCACTAGTAATTGATGATGAAAGACTGGCGAGAAAAGAGCTAATCAATTTATTATCCCAATATGATCAGGTGGAAATCGTGGGCGAAGCCAATAATGTGGATGATGCCAAAGAGAAAATTGAAGCTTTATCCCCCGACGTGGTTTTTCTTGATATTCAGATGCCGGAGAAAACAGGATTCGATTTATTGGAGGAGTTGGACAATGTACCGCATGTGATATTCACTACAGCCTACGATGAATATGCCCTGAAGGCTTTTCAGGTCAATGCACTTGATTACCTCTTAAAACCCATTGAGCCCAAGCGATTGAATGAAGCCATAGAGCGACTTTTCAAGAAACTCAACGAAGGTCCCGACAGATCGGAGGATGACGGTTCGTTCTCTTCCAAAAAGCTGACTTTAGATGATCAGGTTTTTGTCAAAGATGGGGACCGCTGTTGGTTTGTGAAATTGTCCAACGTAAGACTTTTTGAATCAGATGGAAATTATATCAAAGTGTATTTTGACAACAACAAACCCATGATTCATAAATCACTCAATGCGTTGGATGAAAGATTGGATGAAAAATCATTTTTCAGAGCAAGCAGAAAACATATTATTAATTTAAGTTGGGTTGAGGCCATTGAGCCTTGGTTCAACGGGGGTCTTGTAGTGACGCTGAAAGGTGGCGACAGAATAGAAGTCAGTAGAAGACAAGCAGCTAGGTTTAAGGATATGATGAGCCTTTAA
- a CDS encoding LytR/AlgR family response regulator transcription factor, with protein MKEERILIVEDDVNIAENIEEILELLGYVNIDIANSANQAIKVVKKYRPDLVFMDIKLKGDKDGIELGEIIKQMVDAPLVYVTSYSDPTIIERAKRINPAGFIVKPFNTNDIHAIVEIVLYNKRTKPAPETAVVRSKDESPYLVVDAVFIKADNAYERVPYEEIYYVEANGNMVTIFTKSRNFTIRKSMKDMEEKLPSHLFLRVQKSFIVQLGQIESFNTKDITLRTGSVVQVGRQYYNSFLAKLNTITES; from the coding sequence ATGAAAGAGGAAAGGATCCTGATCGTTGAAGATGACGTTAATATTGCAGAGAACATTGAGGAAATTTTAGAACTTTTAGGTTATGTCAATATTGATATTGCCAATTCAGCCAATCAGGCCATTAAGGTGGTCAAGAAATACAGGCCTGATTTGGTTTTTATGGATATCAAACTTAAAGGCGATAAAGATGGCATTGAACTGGGAGAAATTATCAAGCAAATGGTAGATGCTCCTTTGGTTTATGTAACCTCCTACAGTGATCCAACAATCATCGAAAGAGCCAAAAGAATCAACCCTGCAGGTTTTATTGTAAAGCCATTCAATACCAATGATATTCATGCCATTGTTGAAATTGTTCTTTATAACAAAAGAACCAAACCCGCACCTGAAACAGCAGTCGTAAGGTCCAAGGATGAAAGTCCTTATCTTGTTGTGGATGCTGTATTCATCAAAGCGGACAATGCTTATGAAAGAGTTCCATATGAAGAAATCTATTATGTAGAGGCCAATGGAAATATGGTTACGATCTTTACCAAAAGCAGGAATTTCACCATCAGAAAGTCTATGAAGGATATGGAAGAAAAACTCCCGTCCCATCTTTTTCTGAGAGTTCAAAAATCATTTATTGTCCAATTGGGACAAATTGAAAGTTTCAATACCAAGGACATTACCCTGAGAACAGGTTCGGTGGTACAGGTGGGAAGACAGTATTACAACAGCTTCCTGGCTAAATTGAATACGATCACTGAAAGTTGA
- the uvrA gene encoding excinuclease ABC subunit UvrA, whose product MLKSSMSDLIVEKKEELIEIYGAREHNLKNIDINIPRNKLVVITGLSGSGKSSLAFDTIYAEGQRRYMESFSAYARSFLGGMERPDVDKINGLSPVISIEQKTTSKNPRSTVGTVTEIYDFMRLLFARAGEAYSYLSGKKMIRQTEDQIVEQLFENFGGKKLYILAPIVKGRKGHYRELFEQIRKMGFSKVRIDGVVMDVQPKMQVDRYKIHDIEIVVDRIVADEEDRFRITQSLKTALQHGKGIIMLRDEEGNIHHFSKYLMDPTTGLSYDEPAPNTFSFNSPYGACPTCNGLGVIDEITIENIIPDPSLSITRGGIAPLGEYRDVWIFKKVEAIVKHYKCSISTPIEKLPKELIDILLYGDKVEVAVDSVKYPGTKWHTTFEGIVNFLQKQQEGGTEKIQDWVNEFTTSKTCPDCNGYRLKKEALHIKIDEKHIGELAMMDIVSLGEWFEGLEERMSERQQIIGKEVLKEIRKRIGFLLDIGLDYLSLNRPLRTLSGGEAQRIRLATQIGTQLVGVLYILDEPSIGLHQRDNVKLIKALQDLRDLGNSVIVVEHDKDMMLQADFVVDIGPGAGRHGGQIVAAGNPTEFLKQKSITAQYLSGKLKIEVPQKRRKGSGKFLELKGASGNNLKSVNLKLPLGTMICVTGVSGSGKSSLIHDTLFPLLNQHFYNSKREPLAYEKINGLEHLDKVIEVDQSPIGRTPRSNPATYTGVFSDIRTLFTELPESKIRGYKPGRFSFNVKGGRCEDCEGAGMKLIEMDFLPDVHIPCETCKGKRYNRETLEVRFKGKSISDVLDMTVEQAVNFFENQPKILRRIKTLNDVGLGYITLGQHATTLSGGEAQRVKLATELSKKDTGKTFYILDEPTTGLHFQDIEHLLEVLNRLVEKGNTVLIIEHNLDVIKVADYIIDLGPEGGEKGGQIVVEGKPEVVANHPKSYTAKFLREELN is encoded by the coding sequence ATGCTAAAATCCTCCATGTCCGACCTGATTGTTGAGAAAAAAGAAGAGTTGATTGAGATATACGGTGCACGTGAACATAATCTCAAAAATATTGATATCAATATCCCCAGAAATAAGCTGGTTGTCATCACTGGCCTGAGCGGAAGCGGAAAGAGTTCTTTGGCTTTTGATACCATTTATGCCGAAGGCCAAAGAAGGTATATGGAAAGTTTTTCTGCCTATGCAAGGTCATTTTTAGGAGGGATGGAGAGACCTGATGTGGACAAAATCAATGGACTGTCTCCTGTAATTTCCATAGAACAAAAAACAACTTCTAAAAATCCAAGGTCCACAGTTGGGACTGTGACTGAAATATATGACTTTATGAGACTGCTCTTTGCCCGGGCAGGGGAAGCATATTCTTATCTTTCCGGCAAAAAAATGATCCGGCAGACCGAAGATCAGATTGTGGAGCAGTTGTTTGAAAACTTTGGCGGAAAGAAACTTTATATCCTGGCACCGATTGTCAAGGGCAGAAAGGGGCACTACAGAGAGCTTTTTGAGCAAATCCGAAAGATGGGATTTTCCAAAGTAAGAATCGACGGAGTAGTAATGGATGTGCAGCCAAAGATGCAGGTTGATAGGTATAAAATCCATGACATTGAAATTGTAGTGGACAGGATTGTGGCAGACGAGGAGGATAGATTTAGGATTACCCAATCCTTGAAAACTGCCCTTCAACATGGAAAAGGGATCATTATGCTCCGTGATGAAGAGGGGAATATCCATCATTTTTCCAAATATCTGATGGACCCGACTACCGGTTTGTCCTATGATGAACCCGCGCCCAATACATTTTCATTTAATAGTCCTTATGGGGCCTGTCCTACTTGTAATGGTTTGGGCGTTATCGATGAAATCACGATTGAAAACATCATTCCCGATCCAAGCCTGAGTATCACACGTGGCGGAATAGCCCCATTGGGGGAATATAGGGATGTTTGGATTTTCAAAAAAGTTGAAGCCATAGTCAAACATTACAAATGCAGCATTTCTACGCCAATAGAAAAACTTCCAAAAGAGCTGATTGATATTTTGCTTTATGGCGATAAAGTTGAAGTAGCTGTGGATTCGGTCAAATATCCCGGCACCAAATGGCATACAACCTTTGAAGGGATTGTTAATTTTCTGCAGAAACAACAGGAAGGTGGCACGGAGAAAATTCAGGATTGGGTCAATGAATTCACTACATCCAAAACCTGTCCGGATTGTAATGGCTACAGGTTGAAAAAAGAAGCCCTGCATATCAAGATAGATGAAAAGCACATCGGGGAATTGGCCATGATGGACATTGTCAGTTTGGGGGAATGGTTCGAAGGCCTGGAAGAAAGAATGTCTGAAAGACAACAGATTATCGGGAAGGAAGTACTCAAAGAAATCAGAAAGCGTATTGGATTTCTTCTGGATATCGGTTTGGATTATCTTTCACTGAACAGACCACTGAGAACACTTTCAGGAGGAGAGGCCCAAAGGATCAGACTGGCCACTCAGATTGGAACCCAATTGGTGGGTGTTTTATATATTTTGGATGAACCAAGCATAGGACTTCATCAGAGGGACAATGTGAAATTGATTAAAGCCCTTCAGGATTTGAGGGATCTGGGAAATTCGGTCATTGTCGTTGAGCATGACAAGGACATGATGCTTCAGGCGGATTTTGTAGTGGATATTGGGCCGGGTGCAGGCAGACATGGAGGTCAAATAGTCGCTGCGGGGAATCCCACTGAATTTTTGAAGCAAAAAAGTATCACAGCCCAATACCTTTCGGGAAAGTTAAAAATTGAAGTGCCCCAAAAAAGAAGAAAAGGCTCGGGCAAGTTTTTGGAACTGAAAGGTGCCAGCGGAAACAACCTGAAAAGTGTCAATCTCAAATTACCCTTAGGGACAATGATATGTGTCACCGGAGTGTCTGGAAGTGGCAAAAGTTCCTTGATTCATGATACCTTATTCCCCTTATTGAACCAACATTTTTACAACTCCAAAAGGGAACCTTTGGCCTATGAGAAAATCAACGGCTTGGAACATTTGGATAAAGTGATAGAAGTGGATCAATCCCCGATTGGCAGGACCCCAAGATCCAACCCTGCTACCTATACCGGAGTGTTTTCTGATATCAGAACCCTGTTTACTGAGCTGCCCGAATCCAAAATCAGGGGATACAAGCCGGGAAGATTTAGCTTCAATGTCAAAGGGGGGAGGTGCGAGGATTGCGAGGGTGCGGGAATGAAACTGATCGAAATGGATTTCCTCCCAGATGTACATATACCATGCGAAACCTGTAAAGGAAAAAGATATAACAGGGAGACCTTGGAAGTGAGGTTCAAAGGAAAATCCATATCTGATGTGTTGGATATGACAGTCGAGCAGGCGGTAAATTTCTTTGAAAATCAACCCAAGATATTGAGGAGAATAAAGACACTGAATGATGTGGGGTTGGGATATATCACTTTAGGTCAACATGCCACAACATTATCAGGAGGGGAAGCCCAAAGGGTGAAATTAGCCACTGAGCTTTCCAAAAAAGACACCGGTAAAACCTTTTATATTTTGGATGAACCTACTACAGGGCTACATTTCCAGGATATTGAGCATTTATTGGAGGTGCTGAACCGCCTGGTGGAAAAGGGAAATACCGTACTGATTATTGAGCATAACCTTGATGTAATCAAAGTGGCAGATTATATCATAGATCTTGGTCCTGAAGGTGGCGAAAAGGGTGGGCAGATAGTAGTAGAAGGAAAACCGGAAGTAGTGGCAAACCATCCCAAGAGTTATACAGCTAAATTTCTGAGAGAGGAATTGAATTGA
- a CDS encoding sensor histidine kinase — MNKTRLYWFLQIFGWLGFALINLFFVSLDRGITPVQLGAFFSLASFYLISTHSLRFVIKKYGWFNLSFVQLLPNTLIAVTVLSALNTSAQILINLAFDTLDPEQDFRLVVLAGNVFVSFLFYSLWVMLYFLFHFLDNYNQSLKYQAKINEIQLNHLKSQLNPHFIFNALNSVRALVDEDPIKAKQAITQLSNILRFSLMMDKKRTIDFENEINTVKDYLNLESIRFEERLQVKYEIEPAAYDYKVPPMMLQTIVENAIKHGISNRVKGGLIEIKCKEGITDHLIIQVKNSGQLKSQAFSKKKEREGHGINNTIQRLKLIYGDRATFKIYNADYEFVVTEIKIPKQNLTLG, encoded by the coding sequence ATGAACAAGACGAGACTATATTGGTTTTTACAGATTTTTGGTTGGTTGGGCTTTGCTTTGATCAACTTGTTTTTTGTATCCCTTGATCGGGGGATTACCCCGGTTCAATTGGGGGCTTTTTTTTCACTGGCCTCTTTTTACCTTATTTCCACCCATTCGCTGAGGTTTGTAATCAAAAAATATGGGTGGTTTAATTTAAGTTTTGTTCAGTTGCTGCCCAATACGCTCATTGCAGTTACTGTACTCAGTGCATTGAATACATCAGCCCAGATTTTGATTAACCTGGCCTTTGACACTTTGGACCCGGAGCAGGATTTCAGGTTGGTGGTTTTAGCAGGAAATGTATTCGTGAGTTTCCTGTTTTATTCTTTATGGGTAATGTTGTATTTTCTTTTTCACTTTTTGGACAACTACAATCAGTCATTGAAGTATCAGGCAAAAATCAATGAGATCCAGTTGAATCACCTCAAAAGTCAGCTCAATCCACATTTTATTTTCAATGCTTTGAACAGCGTAAGGGCCTTGGTTGATGAAGACCCCATAAAAGCCAAACAGGCAATCACCCAACTTTCCAATATCTTGAGATTTTCATTGATGATGGATAAAAAAAGGACAATAGATTTCGAAAATGAGATCAATACTGTCAAGGATTATTTAAATTTGGAATCTATCAGATTTGAAGAACGGCTTCAGGTCAAATATGAGATAGAACCTGCCGCCTATGATTATAAGGTACCTCCGATGATGCTTCAGACTATTGTCGAAAATGCCATCAAACACGGAATCTCCAACAGGGTAAAAGGAGGTCTTATCGAAATCAAATGCAAAGAAGGAATCACTGATCATCTGATCATTCAGGTCAAAAACAGCGGTCAGTTAAAAAGTCAGGCATTCAGCAAAAAGAAAGAGCGGGAAGGGCATGGGATCAACAATACCATTCAAAGGTTGAAATTGATCTATGGAGATCGGGCCACTTTCAAAATTTATAATGCAGATTATGAATTTGTAGTAACAGAAATCAAAATTCCAAAACAAAACCTTACATTAGGTTAA